DNA sequence from the Conger conger chromosome 18, fConCon1.1, whole genome shotgun sequence genome:
gagtctcacacacacacctatctcactgggcgtgtactcctcacacacacacctatctcactgggtgtgtaccccagagtctcacacacacacctatctcactgggcgtgtaccccagagtctcacacacacacctatctcactgggcgtgtactcctcacacacacacctatctcactgggtgtgtaccccagagtctcacacacacacctatctcactgggcgtgtactcctcacacacacacctatctcactGGGTGTGTACtccagagtctcacacacacacctatctcactGGGCGTGTACtccagagtctcacacacacctatctcactGGGTGTGTACTCCAGAGTCTCACACACCTATCTCACTGGGTGTGTAccccagagtctcacacacacctatctcactgggtgtgtaccccagagtctcacacacacacctatctcactgggtgtgtaccccagagtctcacacacacacctatctcactGGGCGTGTACtccagagtctcacacacacctatctcactGGGCGTGTACtccagagtctcacacacacctatctcactGGGTGTGTACtccagagtctcacacacacacctatctcactGGGCGTGTACtccagagtctcacacacacacctatctcactGGGTGTGTACtccagagtctcacacacacacctatctcactgggcgtgtaccccagagtctcacacacacacctatctcactGGGCGTGTACtccagagtctcacacacacacctatctcactGGGCGTGAACTCGAGCGTCTCAAACCGCCAGCCCTGGAAGGCGGCGAAGCTCTGGTACATGAGGAAGACCTCGGCGGTGAAGAGCATGGCCTCCTGCCCCCCCACGCCGGCACACAGCTCCAGCACCAGGTCGCTCTCGTCCTGCTCCTCCGCCGGGATCAGCTGGGACAGGATCTGCAGTTACACACGGAGAAGGCACACTCACGCCGGGACCAAGCAGGGAATTACCCAGAATTCCAGACCGAGAAGACACACTGACTTTTTGGATTGCAGATGGAGAAGCAACAGTTCTGTAAATGAGATCATATTAAGACATAAACCATTACATAATGTTTACACCTGTGTACATCTCATATTGTACACTGTGTCACAGATACAGTCGTGGGGAACATGCTCGGGCCCTTCTTTCACAAAGATACTGGTCCCCAGGAAGAAGTGTTTGAGGAATGTTGAGGAGTTCTGCTTCTCCCCTGCATTACAGAATGACAGCACTGATTTTTCACCTTCTGCCTGAGTTCCTCTACAGCCTCCTGACATGCGCGCCAGTCCATTTCTGCTAGTTCTCGCATGCCAGGGTCTTCATCTGTAggaatgtaaaaatacaaaagtaagcacaaccaaaaacaacaaaagaaactgATCTTTCTTTTTCAGCACAATTATTATAGGTTATTTTCACCTGAAGGGAGAGTTCACTTTGAGTTTTTAAAACAAGAATCAGTTTTAGGGCATGTTTTTGATTGcagacagtttgtgtgtgtaatgaagGCAATTTTACGATGACCTACAATGGATGGTGTTGGGCACTGAGAGGTTTATgggcaaaaagcaaaaaaacagtgACTCAATGTCAGCCTGTACTGTGACGTTTTGTTTGAAAGAAGTTAACCGCATATTAAACCATTTGTCTTTCATTGAAATGTCCCTGATGGATTAAACATGTGGCTAAATCCGTACACTCCGCAATGAAAACCATCCGATAGCTAACCTTTCAGCAAAacctccatttcagcatacTCCTGCTGTTTCAGTTCCAGATTTTTGACGCACTCAACCAGCGGGGCTAGATGGGCAAACCTCCGTCTTTTCAATTTCACATCTTCTTCACCGTCTTGCTCCCTCTCTGGCAAATTTACACTTTTCAGAAGTTCTGTGTACTCTGTCTCCATCTCCTTAAGGTACTGTTGTAAAGACTTCTTCCTGAAGAGTTCTTCAGCTGAGAGCAAGGTTGCTGACATCCCTGATTGCGTAAAATGCAGAGGTCTCCGTATTTTCTGCATACGGTGCAGAGAGTTGACTGTACGTCCGATGCCCATACAATCATTTCTGGACATACACGGTGAATACGCTCGAAGGATTTGCAGGAGACAGCCATGCTTTTGTAAACAGCTCACTCTTACAGCCTGGTGTAAGGTTGCTTTGCAAAGGCTCATTCCGACCAGAGACATCGTTTAGGGTTACTTCAATCTCCTATATTTGTGGTCGTTTCGGTGGAAATAAGCGCACACGGATCTGTGTATTTGACTTACAAGCTAACCGGCTAACGAACATGGCTATAGCAGGGTAGTGTACCAAATAAACACCATAGTGAAGGCTTTCTGAAATACACagtgcaaaatgcaaaatatatgTTCCTACCGGCTCACGTCAACATGTTCAACAACTAACTTGttaaaaaacacatattttactcattttaaGTCACAGAATCACGACTTCCTCAAGGACAGACAGAGCCACGATGTGTACGTATTGTTCCACGTGGTTAATAATTACCATATGTCTGCGTATAAACGCGCAGCATATAATGTAATACAAAGCTTGAAATGGCAATGCAAGAACTTAACTGTAAAATGAACAATATAATCCATTAAAAGGCCTggtgttttctttttacattaaatCTGTGTTATCTTCTTAAATTATTCGCGAAGTTACCTGCAGAACACAATGTAGCAACTGGAATAAAAGTTACACTTATAGATCTTCCAGGAGTTGAAGAGCCACAGAACTGCACTAAGTTAGTTGTGTGTGAGAACCGACACACAGGTACGTGGTAGACAAAGGAATTAAATATTGGGCTCATATTTTATTGGTAACTCCGTTCTAGGGACGAAGAGtgtaaacagtttttttgtcaCAGCCAATATTGAGATTAATAACAGTTGTTACATGTGGTCAAACTCTAAGATAATATAACTCTAAGATAAGATAACTCTAAGATaataatgcaggtttggctcaatAACTCATTACTACTCCGAGGCCACAGACAAAAACCATCTTAAACAGCGTGCCCCAGGATTGAGGTTGAATACCCCTGTCCGGCTCCGTGCCCCAGGATTGAGGTTGAATACCCCTGTCCGGCTCCATAGAACCGCAACATCGCTCAATCCGCAAATTTCCCCCACTGGGCAAACTATCGACTCCTATTGAGGTATATAAAAATGCTATGATTACTCAGATTATTTAGGTATGGAATCTCCCTTTAACTTCTCATTGGCGATGCCCTTCAGTCTAGATGCAGTACTTTATTTTGACCCACAGATGGCAGTCTTAGCAACGCAATCGTCAGCACCTCGTCGTTTTAACGACGTCCGACTGAAGCCACGACTTCGGTGCTCTTTAAGTATTTCAACATGCAGGTTATAGAGACCCGCGTCCAGCACAAgtgtttaaaaacacacatcaggaAAGTGTTATGATCACGAGGCATTGGAAGTCGTATTGGACCTGCACTTCATCACCAATCATTGAATTGGTCTCAGACTCAAAGAACGTGACATTTCCGAATTCATCTTGGCGATATTCACAGATTACATGCAGAATATTAGATCTTCCAAACATCGTATAAAAGCACAGCGCAAACAGCTGCCCTTGGACAATAAAAATACccagagaaaaacaaactgcAAATTCCCACCTCAAGTGGACGACAGTTGTTTCATAAAATGTGGGTGGGCTCTGTCATCACTCTTCCCCCAACCTGACAAATCTGGTTTTGTTACTGTTATCAATGAAATATTTTAGGTATTTTTGATGTCAGGATATATGTGGAAATTGCCATTTCCTAGGCTTATTTCAGAATGTTTGAATTAATCTTTGCAAATTGATGGGCAGACTGACAtacagataatgttcacatgtAAGTCAATTACCTAAAAAAGACTAAATCATGTGATATGcaacaaaacacacaatgtGCAAACTACAGCTACCTACATAGTTGCAAACAATTAGAAATAATTTATATTAAGTAGCATACAAGAAAAGTTAAACAAAATCTTTGAGTGGGGTTCATCAGAGGATATTGACATCTAGATGATTCTCCTCCTctacccctacccctgcccctgcccctgcccctgcccctacccctaccTCTAACCCTacccctccccctacccctacccctgcccctgcccctgcccctacccctgcccctgcccctgcccctgcccctacccctacctctaaccctacccctacccctacccctacctctacccctacccctccccctacccctgcccctgcccctacccctgcccctgcccctgcccctacccctacctctaaccctacccctacccctacccctacctctACCCCTAcctctacccctacccctacccctacccctacctctaaccctacccctacccctacccctacccctacctctacccctacccct
Encoded proteins:
- the mtrf1l gene encoding peptide chain release factor 1-like, mitochondrial isoform X1, whose amino-acid sequence is MSLVGMSLCKATLHQAVRVSCLQKHGCLLQILRAYSPCMSRNDCMGIGRTVNSLHRMQKIRRPLHFTQSGMSATLLSAEELFRKKSLQQYLKEMETEYTELLKSVNLPEREQDGEEDVKLKRRRFAHLAPLVECVKNLELKQQEYAEMEVLLKDEDPGMRELAEMDWRACQEAVEELRQKILSQLIPAEEQDESDLVLELCAGVGGQEAMLFTAEVFLMYQSFAAFQGWRFETLEFTPSEIGGLRHATASISGLQSYKRMKFEGGIHRVQRVPKTEKQGRLHTSTMSVAVLPQPTEITFTINPKDLRIETKRASGAGGQHVNTTDSAVRIVHMPTGVVSECQQDRSQLKNREKAMQVLRAKLYSLRLEEETSKRHQARKIQIGTKGRSEKIRTYNFSQDRITDHRIGKTVHNVRAFLLGEDLLEEMNVALLQFGEQEALLDVLEEHLYLSHD